From Scomber scombrus chromosome 13, fScoSco1.1, whole genome shotgun sequence, a single genomic window includes:
- the pikfyve gene encoding 1-phosphatidylinositol 3-phosphate 5-kinase isoform X1 — MVHQLHMLTMCCCLSSRSSSDMAADDKSSSSSSTDWSVEPPVISPTSPSHLTHFKPLTPEQDEPPLRSAYSSFVSLFRFNNKEEGRPPSATVSEKPDVPSPSPQTERSSWSSSPSHSLYGGSRTLRKQHPDHLRRTSNVSDGSRKSDAALSNHDPRTAVQLRTALKRLKEIMEGKSQDSDLKQYWMPDSQCKECYDCNEKFTTFRRRHHCRLCGQIFCSRCCNQEIPGKFMGYTGDLRACTYCRKIALSYAHSADSGSIGEDLSALSDSPCSVCVLEPSEPRTPVGGRKASRNIFLEEDLTWQRKTPIGMRKTMIHQEPQNSGLSSRLTTLQEDVGKSPARKRSASVTNLTLDRSGSSMGPSYDSSVSPPTSRAMSGTKSGTKLDHSEEERKILLDSSQLKELWKKICHNSTGMEFQDHRYWLRTYPNCIVGKELVNWLLRNGTISTRAQAIAIGQALVDGRWLDCVTHHDQLFRDEYALYRPLQSTEFSETPSPDSDSVNSLEGHSEPSWFKDIKFDDSDTEQLADEAEYTMPNSASPSKRTSVSSFQSVVDSDSAASINLNMEQNNVNFHIKKQSKYPHVPTATEQKAEFLVSEDGGQNIVISDAFIKESLFNRRVEEKAKEMLFTPLGWHHSSLDQLREENGEKKAMERLLSANHSHMMALLQQLLYSESLSLSWRDIIVPVVRQVVQTVRPDVRNCDDDMDIRQLVHIKKISGGRKFDSTMVNGFICTKNIAHKKMNPYIKNPKILLLKCSIEYLYREETKFTCIDPIVLQEREFLKNYVQRIVDVRPNLVLVEKTVSRIAQDMLLEHGITLVINVKPQVLDRVSRMTQGDLVMSMDQLLTKPRLGTCHKFYMQPFTLANNDVKTLMFFEGCPAYLGCSIKLRGASEYELARVKEIIMLMVCVAYHSQLEISFLMDEFAMPPSLAQSTSFPCLLEGASAEEEVAHGEKRGEKETNGESQYKPAALGTEDAAPRGQPDDEGLPSDSSSKSGEIDGTQTELSPKSTVQTEEAGNAETTTSSPFSSPPAPPLSVSPPFLLEEDEEMSSDTLVRTSLGETGDSLSMEDGEGSETPTPRFRDPLQDDTGLFVAEQVDSTDDRLKSISAVFKQELKDIILCISPFITFKEPFLLTPAGMHCPSRDYFPEQVYLSPLLNKDFKELDGRRKRQLLKDSAPSSLASGQTNGSVPQKLIDVLPCHSLTSTRIVEQLTSSHDLAKMLAEYRAKGGRIRQREAADPFGSASAPAPVSGRTVDAPVKLPVKADSEEEKPSKQNDMSWAPKLDCLTPVNHQRLCVLFSSSSTQSSNAPNPCVSPWIVTMEFYGKNDLSLGVFLERYCFRPSYQCPSMFCETPMVHHIRRFVHGSGCVQIVLKELDSPVPGYQHTILNYSWCRICKQVTPVVPLSNDSWSMSFAKYLELRFYGHQYTRRANAEPCGHSIHKDYHQYFSYNQMVASFSYTSVRLLEICLPRPKIFIRNLGPSKTNLQQDLKDFSQKVTQVYLAIDDRLTSLKTDTFSKTREEKMEDLFAQKDMEEAELRSWIEKLQARLQACGLDSPQQLQAVLESLVLKKQGLCEMLQSWNGRLQDLFQQEKGRKRLSVPPSPGRHRQTTTDVTDSKSALDSSPRNPSPVVQNGEKDDRHLTTLSSTSSSSLLPSPAEPGAEPVTPNHPITEQDSLSIPEDVFDGHLLGSTDSQVKEKSTMKAILANFLPGNSYNPIPFPFEPDKHYLMYEHERVPIAVCEKEPSSIIAFALSCKEYKTALDDLSKVSHSGGDETPQVNSAGESRAKSSPARPSESASSQQSRSSMDDPLKDADLTDKQKKQTQNPHIELQFSDANAKFYCRIYYAEEFHKMREEIMESTEDDFVRSLSHCVNWQARGGKSGAVFYATEDDRFILKQMPRLEVQSFLDFAPHYFTYITGAVQQKRPTALAKILGVYRIGYKNSQNNMEKKLDLLVMENLFYGRKMAQVFDLKGSLRNRNVKTDSGKESCEVVLLDENLLKLIHDNPLYIRSHCKAILRAAIHSDAYFLSSHLIIDYSLLVGRDDATDQLVVGIIDYIRTFTWDKRLEMVVKSTGILGGQGKMPTVVSPELYRARFCEAMDKYFLMVPDHWTGLGINC; from the exons ATGGCAGCAGGAAATCGGATGCAGCTCTGAGCAACCATGACCCTCGCACAGCTGTGCAACTTCGCACTGCACTGAAGAGACTGAAGGAAATCATGGAGGGAAAGAGCCAG GACAGCGATCTGAAGCAGTACTGGATGCCAGACAGTCAGTGTAAGGAGTGTTACGACTGTAATGAGAAGTTCACCACCTTCCGCCGGCGACACCACTGCAGACTGTGCGGCCAGATCTTCTGCAGTCGCTGCTGCAACCAGGAAATCCCTGGAAAGTTCATGGGCTACACAG GAGACCTACGAGCCTGTACATACTGCCGTAAGATAGCACTAAGTTACGCTCACTCAGCTGACTCGGGCTCCATTGGAGAGGACCTGAGCGCCTTGTCGGACTCTCCCTgctccgtgtgtgtgttggagccCAGCGAGCCACGGACACCTGTGGGTGGGCGTAAGGCCAGCAGGAACATCTTCCTCGAGGAAGACCTGACCTGGCagag AAAAACTCCTATTGGGATGAGAAAGAC CATGATTCACCAGGAGCCTCAGAACAGTGGCCTTTCTTCCAGACTGACAACACTACAAGAAGACGTAGGAAAGTCTCCTGCTCGGAAGAG GTCCGCCAGTGTGACCAACCTAACGCTGGACCGCTCTGGATCCTCCATGGGGCCTTCTTACGACAGCTCAGTCAGCCCACCGACCAGCCGAGCCATGTCAGGGACCAAGAGCGGCACCAAGTTGGACCACagtgaagaagagaggaagatcCTGCTG GATTCATCCCAGCTTAAGGAATTGTGGAAGAAAATCTGCCACAACAGCACAGGGATGGAGTTCCAGGACCACAGGTACTGGCTGAGGACTTACCCCAACTGCATCGTGGGAAAGGAGCTTGTCAACTGGCTGCTGAGGAACGGCACCATCTCCACCAG GGCCCAGGCTATCGCTATAGGCCAGGCATTGGTGGACGGTCGCTGGCTGGACTGTGTCACCCACCACGACCAGCTATTCAGGGACGAGTACGCTCTCTACCGCCCCCTCCAG AGTACAGAGTTCTCAGAAACACCATCTCCAGACAGCGATAGTGTCAACTCCCTGGAGGGACATTCAGAGCCGTCGTGGTTCAAGGACATCAAGTTTGATGACAGTGACACCGAGCAGCTCGCAGATGAAGCTGAGTACACCATGCCGA ACTCCGCCAGCCCCAGCAAGAGGACGTCCGTCAGCAGCTTCCAGTCAGTGGTGGACAGTGACTCAGCCGCCTCCATCAACCTCAACATGGAGCAAAACAATGTCAACTTCCACATCAAGAAACAATCCAAGTATCCACATGTGCCTACTGCCACTGAGCAGAAAG CTGAATTCCTTGTTTCTGAGGATGGAGGACAGAATATTGTCATAAGTGATGCCTTCATCAAGG AGTCTCTGTTCAATCGTCGTGTGGAGGAAAAAGCTAAAGAGATGCTGTTCACTCCGCTGGGTTGGCACCACAGCTCGCTGGACCAACTCCGAGAGGAGAACGGAGAGAAGAAAGCCATGGAGAGACTGCT CTCAGCCAACCACAGCCACATGATGGcgctgctgcagcagctgctctaCAGTGAATCTCTGTCGCTGTCCTGGCGGGACATCATCGTCCCTGTGGTTCGACAGGTGGTCCAAACAGTACGACCCGATGTTCGGAACTGTGATGACGACATGGACATCCGCCAGCTGGTCCACATCAAGAAG ATTTCTGGAGGGAGGAAGTTTGATTCAACTATGGTAAACGGGTTCATATGCACCAAGAACATTGCTCACAAGAAG ATGAATCCCTACATCAAGAACCCTAAGATTCTGCTGCTGAAGTGCTCCATAGAGTATCTGTACAGGGAGGAGACCAAGTTTACCTGCATCGATCCCATTGTGCTACAG gAAAGAGAGTTTCTAAAGAACTATGTTCAGCGCATAGTGGACGTCCGTCCAAACCTGGTGTTGGTGGAAAAGACAGTGTCTCGTATTGCTCAGGACATGCTGCTAGAGCACGGTATCACACTGGTCATCAATGTTAAACCG CAAGTCTTGGACAGGGTGAGTCGTATGACCCAGGGTGACCTGGTAATGTCCATGGACCAGCTCCTCACAAAACCTCGGCTCGGGACCTGCCATAAGTTCTACATGCAGCCCTTCACTTTGGCTAACA ACGATGTGAAGACTCTGATGTTCTTTGAGGGCTGCCCTGCTTACCTCGGATGCTCCATCAAGCTGCGTGGTGCTTCAGAGTACGAGCTGGCGAGAGTGAAGGAGATCATCATGCTGATGGTGTGCGTGGCATACCACTCCCAGCTGGAGATCTCCTTCCTCATGGACGAGTTCGCCATGCCCCCCAGCTTAGCCCAAAGCACCTCCTTCCCCTGCCTGCTGGAGGGCGCCtctgcagaggaggaggtggcacatggagagaagagaggagagaaagagacaaatggAGAGAGTCAGTACAAACCTGCAGCACTTGGGACTGAAGATGCTGCACCCAGAGGCCAACCTGACGATGAGGGGCTTCCCTCTGACTCTTCGTCCAAAAGCGGAGAGATAGACGGCACCCAGACCGAACTGAGCCCAAAATCCACTGTCCAAACCGAGGAGGCTGGAAACGCAGAGACAACGACCTCCTCGCCATTTTCCAGCCCTCCCGCCCCTCCTCTGTCAGTCTCTCCACCGTTCCTATTGGAAGAAGACGAGGAGATGTCGTCAGACACTTTGGTCAGAACATCTCTGGGGGAGACGGGGGATTCACTAAGTATGGAGGATGGGGAAGGTTCAGAAACGCCTACCCCGAGGTTTCGAGACCCTCTGCAGGATGATACAGGTCTGTTTGTGGCAGAGCAGGTGGATTCAACTGATGACCGCCTCAAGTCCATCTCTGCTGTCTTCAAGCAGGAGCTTAAGGACATCATCCTGTGCATTTCTCCCTTCATCACATTCAAAGAGCCGTTCCTTCTCACCCCCGCTGGCATGCACTGCCCAAGCAGAGATTACTTCCCCGAACAG GTCTATCTATCCCCTCTCCTGAACAAGGACTTTAAGGAGCTGGATGGGCGAAGAAAGCGGCAGCTCCTCAAAGACTCCGCACCCTCCTCCCTGGCCAGCGGTCAGACCAACGGCAGCGTACCACAGAAGCTGATCGATGTCCTGCCTTGCCACAGCCTTACCAGCACCCGCATTGTCGAGCAGCTGACCAGCAGCCATGATCTCGCCAAGATGCTGGCAGAGTACAGAGCGAAGGGGGGTCGCATCCGGCAGAGGGAGGCCGCTGACCCCTTCGGTAGCGCCAGTGCCCCAGCTCCTGTCAGCGGCAGGACAGTGGACGCACCAGTCAAACTGCCGGTGAAGGCTGACAGCGAAGAGGAAAAGCCAAGCAAACAGAACGATATGAGTTGGGCCCCCAAG CTGGACTGTCTGACTCCTGTCAATCATCAGAGGCTGTGTGTGCTGTTCAGCAGTTCATCAACTCAGTCCAGCAACGCACCCAACCCCTGCGTCAGCCCATG GATCGTCACCATGGAGTTCTACGGCAAAAACGACCTCTCACTCGGTGTGTTCTTGGAGAGATATTGTTTTAG GCCTTCTTACCAGTGCCCCAGCATGTTCTGCGAGACTCCCATGGTTCATCACATCCGGCGGTTCGTGCACGGCAGCGGCTGTGTGCAGATCGTGTTGAAGGAGCTGGACTCCCCCGTGCCTGGTTATCAGCACACAATCCTCAACTACTCCTGGTGCCGCATCTGCAAACAG GTGACGCCCGTGGTGCCTCTGTCCAATGACTCGTGGTCAATGTCTTTCGCCAAGTACCTGGAGCTGCGCTTCTACGGCCACCAGTACACCAGGAGGGCAAATGCCGAACCCTGCGGACACTCCATCCACAAAGACTACCACCAGTACTTCTCATACAATCAGATGGTGGCTTCCTTCAG CTACACCTCCGTAAGGTTGTTGGAGATTTGTCTTCCTCGTCCCAAGATCTTCATCAGGAACCTGGGACCTTCTAAAACCAACCTGCAGCAGGACCTGAAGGACTTCTCTCAAAA AGTGACTCAGGTGTACTTGGCCATAGACGACCGCCTCACCTCCCTCAAGACCGACACCTTCAGTAAGACGCgagaggagaagatggaggacCTCTTCGCTCAGAAAGAT ATGGAGGAAGCAGAGCTACGCAGCTGGATCGAAAAGCTTCAGGCACGACTGCAGGCCTGCGGTCTGGATTCTCCTCAGCAGCTCCAGGCTGTTCTGGAGTCACTGGTGCTAAAGAAACAGGGTCTATGTGAGATGTTGCAGTCCTGGAATGGCAG gCTGCAAGACTTGTTCCAGCAGGAGAAAGGCAGGAAGCGTCTGTCTGTCCCTCCCAGCCCAGGCAGGCACCGACAGACCACCACTGATGTTACAGACAGCAAG AGTGCTTTGGATTCCTCCCCCCGTAACCCCTCTCCTGTGGTCCAGAATGGTGAGAAAG ACGACCGTCACCTCACCACGCTATCttcaacctcctcctcctccctgctgccGTCCCCAGCGGAACCTGGAGCTGAACCAGTCACCCCCAACCACCCCATCACCGAGCAGGACTCTCTCAGCATCCCAGAGg ATGTATTTGACGGACACTTACTGGGCTCCACTGACAGTCAGGTGAAGGAGAAATCAACCATGAAGGCCATCCTGGCTAACTTCCTGCCTGGCAACAGCTACAACCCCATCCCCTTCCCTTT tgaGCCTGACAAGCACTACCTTATGTACGAACATGAGCGCGTACCCATCGCAGTGTGCGAGAAAGAGCCGAGCTCCATCATAGCCTTCGCTCTCAG CTGTAAGGAGTATAAAACAGCACTGGATGATTTGTCCAAAGTGTCTCACTCAGGAGGAGACGAGACTCCACAGGTCAACAG TGCCGGAGAGAGTAGAGCAAAGAGCAGCCCCGCCAGGCCCAGTGAGTCGGCCTCCTCCCAGCAGAGCCGCAGCAGCATGGACGATCCACTCA AGGATGCAGACTTAacagataaacagaaaaaacagaccCAGAATCCGCACATCGAGCTAC AATTCTCAGACGCCAACGCCAAGTTCTACTGTCGGATCTACTACGCCGAGGAGTTTCACAAGATGCGCGAGGAGATCATGGAGAGCACGGAGGACGATTTCGTTCGCTCTCTTTCACACTGTGTCAACTGGCAAGCTCGTGGTGGCAAGTCAGGAGCTGTTTTCTACGCAACAGAAG ATGACCGGTTCATCCTGAAGCAGATGCCCAGACTGGAGGTCCAGTCTTTCCTGGACTTCGCCCCTCACTACTTCACTTACATCACCGGAGCCGTGCAGCAGAAA AGGCCGACTGCGCTGGCAAAGATCCTGGGCGTCTACCGGATTGGTTACAAGAACTCTCAGAACAACATGGAGAAGAAACTGGATCTGCTTGTGATGGAAAACCTTTTCTATGGACGCAAGATGGCACAG GTGTTCGACCTCAAAGGATCTCTGAGAAACCGTAACGTGAAGACGGACTCGGGGAAGGAAAGCTGCGAGGTGGTTCTGCTGGACGAGAACCTTTTGAAGCTGATCCACGACAACCCGCTGTACATCCGCTCCCACTGCAAGGCCATCCTCCGAGCCGCCATCCACAGCGACGCCTACTTCCTCTCCAGTCACCTCATCATCGACTACTCCCTGCTGGTGGGGCGAGACGATGCCACCGACCAGCTCGTGGTCGGGATTATAG ATTATATCAGGACATTTACCTGGGACAAGAGACTGGAGATGGTCGTTAAATCCACTGGAATCCTGGGAGGTCAAG GGAAGATGCCCACCGTTGTTTCTCCAGAGCTGTACAGAGCTCGCTTCTGCGAGGCCATGGACAAGTACTTCCTGATGGTACCTGACCACTGGACCGGCCTGGGTATCAACTGCTGA